In Geminocystis sp. NIES-3709, a single genomic region encodes these proteins:
- a CDS encoding ABC transporter permease — MTHTISNNQFKEVLSPNYSTEIEIKSNDLSNFLQETLAMSKRLFIQLKRRPSTLIAGVIQPFMWLILFGALFFNAPNNLFGNNSSYGQFLAPGIIIFTAFSGALNAGLPIMFDREFGFLNRLLVAPLASRFSIVAASTIYIITLSFIQTAVIVMASAFIGAGLPSVWGLVAIGLIVFLIVLGVTGLSLGLAFALPGHIELIAVIFVINLPLLFASTALAPLSFMAGWLQIIASLNPLTYAIEPIRYIYQNSEWSFVSIVMNTPWGDLNFVTVLSLLFAFDVTILLSIKPLLSRRFA; from the coding sequence ATGACTCACACTATATCTAACAATCAATTTAAGGAAGTATTATCTCCTAACTATTCTACAGAAATAGAAATAAAATCTAATGATTTGAGTAATTTTTTACAAGAAACATTAGCAATGAGTAAAAGGTTATTTATTCAATTAAAACGTCGCCCTTCCACTCTTATTGCTGGAGTTATTCAGCCTTTTATGTGGTTAATTTTATTCGGTGCTTTATTCTTTAATGCTCCCAATAATTTATTCGGAAATAACTCCAGTTATGGGCAGTTTTTAGCTCCTGGAATTATCATTTTTACTGCTTTTTCTGGGGCATTAAACGCTGGATTACCTATCATGTTCGATCGAGAATTTGGCTTTTTAAATAGACTATTAGTAGCACCTTTAGCCTCTCGATTTTCCATTGTTGCCGCTTCTACCATCTATATCATAACTCTGAGTTTCATTCAAACCGCAGTTATTGTTATGGCAAGTGCCTTTATTGGTGCAGGTTTACCTAGTGTTTGGGGATTAGTGGCGATCGGTTTAATAGTATTTTTGATCGTACTAGGAGTAACAGGATTAAGTTTAGGATTAGCTTTTGCTCTACCCGGTCATATAGAATTAATAGCAGTGATTTTTGTAATTAACTTACCCCTGTTATTTGCGAGTACAGCCTTAGCACCATTGTCATTTATGGCAGGTTGGTTACAAATCATAGCTAGTTTAAACCCTTTAACCTATGCCATTGAACCTATAAGATATATATATCAAAATTCTGAATGGAGTTTTGTTAGTATAGTAATGAACACACCTTGGGGAGATCTTAATTTTGTTACTGTTTTATCATTATTATTTGCTTTTGATGTGACAATTTTACTCTCCATAAAACCGCTATTAAGTCGTCGTTTTGCTTAG
- the cysS gene encoding cysteine--tRNA ligase, with protein sequence MNLTLHNSLTNQEETFIPLNPPKVNMYCCGITVYDYCHLGHARTCIIWDVVRRYLQWRGYQVKYIQNFTDIDDKILNRAKQENTTMEAVSERFIEAYFEDMQRLNVKEADSYPRATHTLDGIKKLIWELEEKGFAYETQGDVYYSVSKFKDYGKLSGRKLEDLQTGASGRVNQSEAMKQQPFDFALWKSAKPNEPSFDSPWGKGRPGWHIECSAMVREMLGETIDIHVGGNDLIFPHHENEIAQSEAVTEKPLARYWLHNGMVKVDGEKMSKSLGNFITIRDLLAKYDPMAIRLFILQANYRKPLDFTDEALEAVTNGWHTLVEGLLFGTKYRDNLNWTEEAQSTIIKSVQDNFCQAVDRDFNFAAGLAILFELAKELGKEGNILTHQGKTTRSSQELRDKWHTLVSLAQVLGLEAHFEGIESVNSSILEEEINTLIEQRLNARKTKNYQEGDRIRDLLKEKGVTLIDAPGGITKWHWN encoded by the coding sequence ATGAATCTAACTTTACACAACTCCCTCACCAATCAAGAAGAAACCTTTATCCCTCTCAATCCTCCGAAGGTTAATATGTACTGTTGTGGTATTACCGTTTATGACTATTGTCATTTAGGTCATGCTCGTACTTGTATTATTTGGGATGTAGTTAGACGTTATCTACAGTGGCGGGGTTATCAAGTTAAATATATTCAAAATTTTACAGATATTGACGATAAAATTCTGAATCGAGCAAAACAAGAAAATACTACCATGGAGGCAGTTTCTGAGCGTTTTATTGAGGCTTATTTTGAAGATATGCAACGGTTAAACGTTAAAGAAGCAGACTCTTATCCCCGTGCCACTCATACCCTTGATGGTATCAAAAAATTAATTTGGGAATTGGAAGAAAAAGGTTTTGCTTATGAAACTCAGGGGGATGTTTATTATTCTGTTAGTAAGTTTAAAGATTATGGTAAGTTATCAGGACGTAAATTAGAGGATTTACAAACGGGGGCAAGTGGTAGAGTTAATCAAAGTGAAGCGATGAAACAACAACCCTTTGATTTTGCTTTGTGGAAATCAGCTAAACCAAATGAGCCGAGTTTCGACTCTCCTTGGGGAAAAGGGCGCCCAGGATGGCATATTGAATGTTCTGCTATGGTAAGGGAGATGTTAGGGGAAACAATCGATATTCATGTGGGCGGAAATGACTTAATTTTTCCTCATCATGAAAACGAAATTGCCCAATCTGAAGCGGTGACAGAGAAACCTTTAGCTCGTTATTGGTTGCATAATGGCATGGTGAAGGTTGATGGGGAGAAAATGTCCAAATCTCTTGGTAATTTCATCACAATTCGGGATTTATTGGCAAAATATGACCCTATGGCAATTCGTCTTTTCATTCTTCAGGCGAATTATCGTAAACCTCTTGATTTCACAGATGAAGCTCTGGAGGCTGTAACTAATGGTTGGCATACTTTAGTGGAAGGGTTACTTTTTGGCACTAAGTATAGAGATAACTTAAATTGGACAGAAGAAGCCCAGAGTACAATTATTAAATCAGTTCAGGATAACTTTTGTCAAGCTGTCGATCGAGATTTTAATTTTGCGGCGGGGTTAGCTATCCTTTTTGAATTAGCGAAAGAGTTGGGTAAGGAGGGAAATATTTTAACTCATCAGGGTAAAACTACTCGATCGAGTCAAGAATTGAGAGATAAATGGCATACTTTAGTTAGTTTAGCCCAAGTATTAGGATTAGAGGCTCATTTTGAAGGTATAGAGTCTGTTAATTCGTCTATTTTGGAGGAAGAAATTAACACATTGATTGAACAAAGATTAAATGCACGGAAGACAAAAAACTATCAAGAAGGCGATCGAATCCGAGACTTACTAAAAGAAAAAGGTGTTACTCTTATTGATGCTCCCGGCGGAATAACTAAATGGCACTGGAATTAG
- the rimO gene encoding 30S ribosomal protein S12 methylthiotransferase RimO: MGNKPTIAVSHLGCEKNRIDSEHMLGLLARSGYPIDNTEELADYVIVNTCSFIESARQESVRTLVELAENQKKIIISGCMAQHFQEELLAELPEAVALVGTGDYQNIVEIIERVETGERVKAVSAEPTFIADENIPRYRTTSEGVAYLRVAEGCDYRCAFCIIPHLRGNQRSRTIESIVKEAQQLADEGVKELILISQITTNYGVDLYGEPKLAELLRALGKVDIPWIRIHYAYPTGLTDKVIKAMAETPNVLPYLDLPLQHSHPDILKAMNRPWQGKVNDGIIDRIKLALPNAIMRTTFIVGFPGETQQNFDHLLQFVKRHQFDHVGVFTFSPEEGTKAYELGDQVPEEIKQARRNQLMEVQQPIAAKKNEAEVGKLVPVLIEQENPMTGELIGRSPRFAPEVDGLVYVQGVADLGSITSVRITSADVYDLYGEIEIN, translated from the coding sequence ATGGGCAATAAGCCAACCATCGCCGTTTCTCACTTAGGATGCGAAAAAAATCGGATTGATTCTGAACATATGCTCGGATTACTAGCACGATCGGGCTACCCAATAGATAATACCGAAGAATTAGCCGATTATGTTATTGTTAATACCTGTAGTTTTATAGAATCTGCTCGTCAAGAATCCGTTAGAACTTTAGTAGAATTAGCAGAAAACCAGAAAAAAATTATTATCTCTGGTTGCATGGCACAGCATTTTCAAGAAGAATTATTAGCAGAATTACCTGAAGCTGTGGCTTTAGTTGGTACGGGTGACTACCAAAATATTGTCGAAATTATTGAACGAGTAGAAACAGGGGAAAGGGTAAAAGCGGTTTCGGCGGAACCAACTTTTATCGCAGATGAGAATATCCCCCGTTATCGCACGACTTCCGAAGGAGTGGCTTATCTTAGGGTTGCAGAGGGTTGTGATTATCGTTGTGCATTCTGCATTATTCCTCACTTACGAGGAAATCAACGATCGCGCACCATTGAATCTATTGTCAAAGAAGCACAACAATTAGCCGATGAAGGAGTAAAAGAATTAATCTTAATCTCTCAAATCACCACTAATTACGGCGTTGACTTATACGGTGAACCGAAATTAGCGGAATTATTACGAGCTTTGGGCAAAGTAGATATTCCTTGGATTAGAATCCATTATGCTTACCCTACGGGGTTGACGGATAAAGTTATCAAAGCGATGGCTGAGACTCCCAATGTATTGCCCTATTTAGACTTACCCCTACAACATTCTCATCCTGATATTTTAAAAGCCATGAATCGCCCTTGGCAAGGCAAGGTTAACGATGGAATTATCGATCGTATTAAACTAGCTTTACCGAATGCTATCATGCGAACCACTTTTATTGTGGGATTTCCGGGAGAAACGCAACAAAACTTCGATCATTTGTTACAATTTGTTAAAAGGCATCAATTTGATCATGTGGGTGTGTTTACATTTTCTCCCGAAGAAGGAACAAAGGCTTATGAATTAGGCGATCAAGTTCCCGAAGAGATAAAACAAGCTCGTCGAAATCAGTTAATGGAAGTACAACAACCCATCGCCGCGAAAAAAAATGAAGCGGAAGTTGGTAAACTTGTTCCCGTATTAATTGAGCAAGAAAATCCCATGACAGGAGAATTGATTGGTCGTTCACCTCGTTTTGCCCCGGAAGTAGATGGTTTAGTCTATGTTCAAGGTGTAGCAGATCTAGGTTCAATAACATCAGTCAGGATTACTTCCGCCGATGTCTATGATCTCTATGGTGAAATTGAGATAAATTAG
- the bchB gene encoding ferredoxin:protochlorophyllide reductase (ATP-dependent) subunit B, with product MKLAYWMYAGPAHIGTLRIASSFKNVHAIMHAPLGDDYFNVMRSMLERERDFTPVTASVVDRNVLARGSQEKVVDNIVRKDKEESPDLIVLTPTCTSSILQEDLENFVARAQIDSKGDVLLADVNHYRVNELQAADRTLEQIIQYYINKARKKGDLVTEKTTKPSVNIIGISTLGFHNNHDCRELKKLMADLDIEINLIIPDGASVLDLKKIPQAWFNLVPYRELGLMAANYLQKEFDMPYVDITPMGVVETARCIRKIQEVINAQGANVNYEDFIEYQTLYVSEAAWFSRSIDCQNLTGKKAVVFGDNTHAVAMTKILAREMGIHVVLAGTYCKYDADWFRQEVSEYCDNVLISEDNGEIADAIAKLEPSAIFGTQMERHVGKRLSIPCGVIAAPIHIQNFPIGYKPFLGYEGTNQLTDLVYNSFTLGMEDHLLEIFGGHDTKEVITKGISADSDLNWNREAQGELNKVPGFVRGKVKRNTEKFARERGFNEITLEVMYAAKEAVGA from the coding sequence ATGAAATTAGCTTACTGGATGTATGCTGGACCTGCACATATTGGCACTCTCAGAATTGCTAGTTCTTTCAAAAATGTTCATGCAATTATGCACGCACCCCTCGGTGATGATTATTTTAACGTAATGCGATCGATGTTAGAACGGGAAAGAGATTTTACCCCGGTTACTGCTAGTGTAGTCGATCGAAACGTATTAGCAAGAGGTTCTCAGGAAAAGGTTGTTGATAATATTGTCCGCAAAGATAAAGAAGAAAGTCCCGATTTAATTGTACTTACTCCTACTTGTACATCTAGTATTCTACAGGAAGACTTAGAGAATTTTGTGGCACGAGCACAAATTGACTCAAAAGGAGATGTATTATTAGCCGATGTTAACCATTATCGAGTGAATGAATTACAAGCCGCCGATCGTACTTTAGAACAGATTATTCAATACTATATCAACAAAGCACGGAAAAAAGGTGATCTTGTTACAGAAAAAACAACAAAACCCTCTGTTAATATTATTGGCATCTCTACTTTAGGTTTTCATAATAACCACGACTGTCGAGAGTTGAAAAAATTAATGGCAGATTTAGACATCGAGATTAATCTTATCATCCCTGATGGTGCTTCTGTTCTTGACTTGAAAAAAATACCCCAAGCATGGTTTAACCTTGTACCCTACAGAGAATTAGGTTTGATGGCGGCGAATTATTTGCAGAAGGAATTTGATATGCCCTATGTAGATATAACTCCGATGGGAGTGGTAGAAACTGCCCGTTGTATTCGTAAAATTCAAGAAGTAATTAACGCTCAAGGTGCTAATGTTAACTATGAAGACTTTATCGAATATCAAACTTTGTATGTATCAGAAGCGGCATGGTTTTCAAGATCGATCGATTGTCAAAATTTAACAGGTAAAAAAGCCGTTGTTTTCGGTGATAATACTCACGCTGTTGCTATGACCAAAATTTTAGCACGGGAAATGGGTATTCATGTCGTCTTAGCTGGTACTTATTGTAAATATGATGCGGATTGGTTTCGTCAAGAAGTGAGCGAATATTGTGATAATGTTTTAATTAGTGAAGATAATGGAGAAATTGCAGATGCGATCGCAAAACTCGAACCTTCGGCTATATTTGGAACACAAATGGAACGTCATGTAGGCAAAAGGCTAAGTATCCCCTGTGGAGTTATCGCTGCACCTATTCATATTCAAAACTTCCCTATTGGTTATAAACCCTTCTTAGGTTACGAAGGTACTAATCAGCTGACCGATTTAGTCTATAATTCTTTTACATTGGGCATGGAAGATCACCTATTAGAAATCTTCGGTGGTCATGACACGAAAGAGGTTATAACTAAAGGTATCTCCGCAGATTCTGACTTAAATTGGAATCGAGAAGCACAAGGAGAATTAAATAAAGTACCCGGATTTGTGCGAGGAAAAGTTAAACGTAACACCGAAAAATTTGCCCGTGAAAGAGGCTTTAATGAAATCACTCTTGAAGTAATGTACGCCGCTAAAGAAGCTGTAGGTGCATAA
- a CDS encoding GAF domain-containing protein — MNIVDSFFLSINYEVFFPKILTHIKEYLNCEQVFIAQLNFEGEQENIIDFQGNIYSALSKNDQERYQIYQPVVFYLNEIKNAYYTHQDKLTFNDDTSPLKRAELAFPLVIKTPEIKSLTKINIWGILFIYDYNYLRKWKSEEIKNIQNIVDQLIIGIEKNIIYKKLLSLQEELTNCQILDEVTGLAKYNSFIDCLDYEWRRLAREKQPLSLILIDINYSGELIKNLKKEIAIIIQEQIKRPTDLAACYQGSQLIIILPNTSNDGALWINQQIMNRINQEVKNIYDCECKSSIITQIPQPDDNYYDLLMLIESPLIKKQNNEKIYNQNLT; from the coding sequence ATGAATATTGTCGATTCTTTTTTTTTATCTATTAATTATGAAGTATTTTTTCCAAAGATTTTAACTCATATTAAAGAATATTTAAACTGTGAACAAGTTTTTATTGCTCAACTGAATTTTGAAGGAGAACAAGAAAATATTATTGATTTTCAAGGTAATATTTATAGTGCTTTGTCTAAAAATGATCAAGAGCGTTATCAAATTTATCAACCTGTAGTATTTTATCTAAATGAAATCAAAAATGCTTATTATACTCATCAAGATAAATTAACTTTTAATGATGATACGAGTCCTTTAAAGAGAGCCGAATTGGCATTTCCATTAGTCATTAAAACTCCAGAAATTAAAAGTCTAACAAAAATTAATATTTGGGGAATTTTGTTTATTTATGATTATAACTATTTGAGAAAATGGAAATCAGAAGAAATAAAGAATATTCAAAATATTGTAGATCAATTAATTATTGGGATAGAAAAAAATATTATCTATAAAAAATTACTTTCTTTACAAGAAGAATTAACAAATTGTCAAATTTTAGATGAAGTAACTGGATTAGCTAAATATAACAGTTTTATCGATTGTTTAGATTATGAGTGGCGAAGGTTAGCAAGAGAAAAACAACCTCTTTCTTTAATTTTAATTGATATTAACTATTCTGGAGAATTAATCAAAAATCTTAAAAAAGAAATTGCAATAATTATTCAAGAACAAATTAAACGGCCTACAGATTTAGCCGCTTGTTATCAAGGTAGTCAATTAATTATTATTTTACCAAATACGAGTAATGATGGTGCATTGTGGATTAATCAACAGATTATGAATAGAATTAATCAAGAGGTGAAAAATATTTACGATTGTGAGTGTAAATCCAGTATTATTACTCAAATTCCCCAACCAGATGATAATTATTATGATTTATTAATGTTAATAGAATCACCTTTAATTAAAAAACAAAATAATGAGAAAATATATAATCAAAACTTAACTTAA
- a CDS encoding DEAD/DEAH box helicase encodes MTTSFASLGLSESLVAQVENLGFSTPTKIQTLAIPELILGRDVVGQSQTGTGKTAAYSLPILDRIDRNAKEVQALILAPTRELAQQVAEALKDLIGKERIYVLTVYGGQSMERQIRFLEKGAHIVVGTPGRIIDLLHRKHLKLDSLKYVVLDEADEMLSMGFIDDVKQILATTPEGRQTTCFSATMPREIKQLVNEFMRDPVSITGEKPQDTPSRIDQVVYMVPRGWSKVKAIQPILEIEDPQTAIIFVRTKRTASEVTAKLQEAGQSVDEYHGDLSQQQRERLIQRWREGKVKVVVATDIAARGLDVSDLTHVFNYDLPDNSETYIHRIGRTGRAGKEGKAIALVEPSDRRLLRQIERRVNQTIRIEQIPNRSTVEAKRMQKLTEQIKESLAGERLASFLPLIKELHGEYEPSAIAAATLQILYDANCPAWLQQDWEVPTESSLKPNIGGKGKPSSAGRKYGSRGSGSYERKQSYSATGGGKPKRNFDRPVKVR; translated from the coding sequence ATGACAACTTCTTTCGCAAGTTTAGGACTTTCAGAATCTCTCGTTGCTCAAGTAGAAAATCTTGGTTTTTCTACTCCCACAAAGATTCAAACTTTAGCTATCCCTGAATTAATTTTAGGTCGTGATGTTGTGGGACAATCACAAACTGGTACTGGTAAAACTGCTGCCTATTCTCTACCAATCCTCGATCGCATTGATCGTAATGCTAAAGAGGTTCAAGCCTTAATTTTAGCCCCTACTAGAGAATTAGCTCAACAGGTAGCAGAAGCACTTAAAGATTTGATTGGTAAAGAACGTATTTATGTTTTAACCGTTTACGGTGGGCAATCTATGGAGCGTCAAATTCGCTTTTTAGAAAAAGGTGCTCATATTGTAGTCGGTACTCCCGGACGTATTATTGATTTATTACATCGCAAACATTTAAAGTTAGATTCTTTAAAATATGTGGTACTTGATGAAGCTGACGAAATGTTAAGCATGGGCTTCATTGATGATGTTAAGCAAATTTTAGCAACTACCCCCGAAGGTCGTCAAACCACTTGTTTTTCAGCTACTATGCCTCGAGAGATTAAGCAATTAGTCAACGAGTTCATGAGAGATCCTGTAAGCATTACAGGAGAAAAACCCCAAGATACTCCTTCCCGTATAGATCAGGTCGTTTATATGGTGCCTCGTGGTTGGTCAAAAGTAAAGGCGATTCAACCTATTTTAGAAATAGAAGATCCCCAAACAGCAATTATTTTTGTACGCACAAAACGTACTGCTTCTGAGGTAACAGCAAAGTTACAAGAAGCTGGTCAAAGTGTTGACGAATATCATGGTGACTTAAGCCAACAACAACGGGAACGTTTAATTCAGCGTTGGCGTGAAGGTAAAGTTAAAGTGGTAGTGGCTACGGATATTGCGGCACGAGGTTTGGATGTTTCTGATTTAACCCACGTTTTCAATTACGATTTACCTGATAATAGTGAGACTTATATTCACCGTATCGGGCGTACAGGAAGAGCTGGAAAAGAGGGTAAAGCTATTGCTTTAGTTGAACCGAGCGATCGCCGTTTATTACGTCAAATAGAGCGTCGTGTGAATCAAACCATCCGAATTGAGCAAATCCCCAATCGTTCAACAGTTGAAGCCAAACGGATGCAAAAACTCACGGAACAAATTAAGGAATCTCTTGCTGGTGAAAGGTTAGCTTCTTTCTTACCTTTAATTAAAGAGTTACATGGTGAGTATGAGCCTAGTGCGATCGCTGCAGCAACTTTACAAATTTTATATGATGCCAATTGCCCTGCATGGTTACAACAAGATTGGGAAGTACCTACCGAATCATCTTTGAAACCTAATATTGGTGGTAAAGGTAAGCCTTCTTCTGCTGGACGTAAATATGGTAGTCGTGGCAGTGGTAGTTATGAACGTAAACAAAGCTACAGTGCTACTGGTGGTGGAAAACCCAAACGTAACTTCGATCGACCTGTAAAAGTGAGATAA
- a CDS encoding DUF2499 domain-containing protein has protein sequence MHSLSIPTWIVHVSSVIEWIGAIWFVWRYGEVTKDSSWYWLAYGMLPALISAMCACTWHLFDNAESWEWLVTIQALTTVIGNITLCLGGWKIWQSSLMKNP, from the coding sequence ATGCACAGTTTATCAATTCCTACATGGATTGTTCATGTTTCGAGCGTAATCGAATGGATTGGGGCGATATGGTTTGTATGGCGTTATGGAGAAGTAACCAAAGATAGTAGTTGGTATTGGTTAGCCTATGGAATGTTACCTGCTTTAATTAGTGCGATGTGTGCTTGTACATGGCATTTATTCGATAATGCAGAGTCATGGGAATGGTTAGTAACAATTCAAGCCTTAACTACTGTTATTGGTAATATTACTTTATGTTTAGGAGGGTGGAAAATTTGGCAATCTTCTTTAATGAAAAATCCCTAA
- the tsaB gene encoding tRNA (adenosine(37)-N6)-threonylcarbamoyltransferase complex dimerization subunit type 1 TsaB, whose translation MMKQGLALHTTSGELGIAIINNQGLSRFQSWDLGRDLANNLQEKLRDFLPPILWQDLEFIAVAKGPGSFTSTRIGIVTAKTLAQQLNIPVFGISTLESLAWYHSKQNLNSFFIAVEMKANSEEVFGAIYQFFDKKTDLLNIIVDRVFKVKEWEIILKEYQDKYNDKFNHITTPDKLAFTTESLLEITSIKINNNEDYSINNWQNLTPFYN comes from the coding sequence ATGATGAAACAAGGACTAGCTTTACATACAACTTCTGGAGAATTAGGTATTGCTATTATTAATAATCAAGGTTTATCTCGTTTTCAATCATGGGATTTAGGCAGGGATTTAGCCAATAATTTACAAGAAAAATTAAGAGATTTTTTACCCCCCATTTTATGGCAAGATTTAGAATTTATTGCCGTAGCAAAAGGCCCAGGTAGTTTTACAAGTACTAGAATAGGAATAGTAACAGCAAAAACCTTAGCTCAACAATTAAATATACCTGTTTTTGGAATTTCTACTTTAGAATCTTTAGCTTGGTATCATAGTAAACAAAACTTAAATAGTTTCTTTATCGCTGTGGAAATGAAAGCTAACTCTGAAGAAGTTTTTGGGGCAATTTATCAATTTTTTGATAAAAAAACAGACTTACTAAATATAATAGTCGATCGAGTTTTTAAAGTGAAAGAATGGGAAATAATATTAAAAGAATATCAAGATAAATATAATGATAAATTTAACCACATTACCACTCCCGATAAATTAGCATTTACAACAGAAAGTTTATTAGAAATTACGAGTATTAAAATCAATAATAATGAAGATTATAGTATTAATAACTGGCAAAATTTAACTCCATTTTATAATTAG
- the mutL gene encoding DNA mismatch repair endonuclease MutL, translating into MSIKKLPDNVIKLIAAGEVIDSLTAVVRELVENSLDAKASRIVISLYPDSWSLQVADNGEGMEEEDLLMAIQPHTTSKINSTDDLTKIQTLGFRGEALHSIAQLADLNITSRVKDSCGWEIITHQTEIIKCYPKAIAVGTIIHVSNLFANIPLRRQLNPCFKKQLKSIQILISDLALCHPQVTWQLLVDDRVILAISGNNYLKKIFPQLLKTVKYSDLEEREIKINTPNENNISILNLIIGLPDRISRPRNDWVRIGVNGRVVKCPELESAIYSSFHRTLERDRYPIIFLHLQTSPQQIDWNRHPAKAEIYLDNIEFWQENIKQNIEQIFKLTDNNISARFENKKLENIFKVAENRTIYNVDNSSQTIAENKNGLGLIELQVISQARNTYIIAEYSHGIWLIEQHIAHERILYEQLKNQWKIVSIDNPIILNNLRKKQVENLANLSLEIESFGEDLWAIRSIPQALLNRDDCLDALIELSWGGDIDSAQVSIACRTAIRNGKKLTISEMQTIVNEWKITKNPHTCPHGRPIYLSLEESSLYRFFRRHWVLGKSHGITEK; encoded by the coding sequence ATGAGTATTAAAAAACTACCTGATAATGTTATTAAATTGATTGCGGCAGGGGAAGTAATCGACTCTTTAACGGCGGTGGTAAGAGAATTAGTTGAAAATAGTTTGGATGCAAAAGCGAGTCGCATTGTTATTTCCCTTTATCCCGACTCTTGGAGTTTGCAGGTTGCTGATAATGGAGAAGGTATGGAAGAAGAAGATTTATTAATGGCAATTCAACCCCATACCACTAGCAAAATTAACTCTACCGATGACTTAACAAAAATTCAAACTCTCGGTTTTCGGGGAGAGGCTTTACATAGTATCGCACAACTAGCAGACTTAAATATTACCAGTCGAGTCAAAGATAGTTGCGGTTGGGAAATTATAACCCATCAAACTGAGATAATTAAATGTTATCCAAAAGCGATCGCGGTGGGTACAATTATTCATGTTAGTAATTTATTTGCTAATATTCCTCTTAGAAGACAATTAAATCCTTGTTTCAAAAAACAACTTAAATCTATCCAAATTTTAATTTCAGATTTGGCTTTATGTCATCCTCAAGTTACTTGGCAATTATTAGTGGACGATCGAGTTATTTTAGCAATTAGTGGTAATAATTATCTCAAAAAAATTTTTCCTCAATTGTTAAAAACTGTCAAATATTCTGATTTAGAAGAAAGAGAAATTAAGATTAATACTCCTAATGAAAATAATATTTCTATCCTAAATTTAATTATAGGATTACCCGATCGAATTTCTCGCCCTCGCAACGATTGGGTAAGAATTGGTGTTAATGGAAGAGTAGTTAAGTGTCCAGAATTAGAGTCAGCTATTTACTCTAGTTTTCATCGTACCTTAGAACGCGATCGTTACCCCATTATTTTTTTGCATTTACAAACATCACCCCAACAAATTGACTGGAATCGTCATCCGGCAAAAGCAGAAATTTACTTAGATAATATTGAGTTTTGGCAAGAAAATATTAAGCAAAATATTGAACAAATTTTTAAATTAACAGATAATAATATTTCGGCAAGATTTGAGAATAAAAAACTAGAAAATATATTTAAAGTTGCTGAAAATAGAACTATTTATAATGTTGACAATTCATCACAAACAATAGCCGAAAATAAAAATGGTTTGGGGTTAATAGAATTACAAGTTATCTCCCAAGCAAGAAATACTTATATTATTGCAGAATATTCCCACGGAATTTGGCTAATTGAACAACATATTGCCCATGAAAGAATATTATATGAACAACTTAAAAATCAGTGGAAAATAGTATCCATAGACAACCCTATTATTTTAAATAATTTACGAAAGAAACAAGTAGAAAATTTAGCTAATTTAAGTTTAGAAATAGAGTCTTTTGGAGAAGATTTATGGGCAATTAGAAGCATCCCTCAAGCCTTATTAAATCGAGACGATTGTTTAGATGCTTTAATAGAATTAAGTTGGGGAGGTGATATAGATTCTGCTCAAGTATCGATCGCCTGTCGTACTGCAATTCGTAATGGGAAAAAACTAACTATTTCAGAAATGCAAACCATCGTAAATGAATGGAAAATAACAAAAAATCCTCATACTTGTCCTCATGGAAGACCAATTTATTTATCATTAGAAGAATCATCATTATACCGATTTTTCCGTCGTCATTGGGTATTGGGAAAAAGTCACGGAATTACAGAAAAATAA